From the genome of Blautia pseudococcoides, one region includes:
- a CDS encoding S8 family peptidase, protein MMQKWLTGKNIGVAILDTGIYPHIDFDCRIRAFLDMVHGRTFPYDDNGHGTHVAGILAGNGAALNGKYKGVAPGCDIIAVKVLDESGNGNKEQVIEALHWIKENRIKYNIRIINISVGTTQKESHQDLIHAVESAWDDGFIVVAAAGNMGPGQGSITAPGSSRKVITVGSADMLVRHQGISGRGPTCDCIIKPDIVAPGNAIVSCANRSGSMPYAVKSGTSMSTPMVSGGIALLLEKDPALTNLQVKKRLMQTAKDLGYPHNLQGWGLFQLEHFLYDEKS, encoded by the coding sequence ATGATGCAGAAATGGCTTACTGGAAAAAATATAGGTGTCGCCATCCTGGACACCGGGATTTATCCTCATATAGATTTCGACTGCCGGATCCGTGCTTTTCTGGATATGGTACACGGGAGAACCTTCCCTTATGATGACAATGGGCATGGCACACACGTGGCCGGTATTCTGGCCGGAAACGGGGCTGCGCTGAACGGAAAATACAAAGGCGTGGCTCCTGGCTGCGATATCATTGCAGTGAAGGTGCTGGATGAGAGCGGCAATGGCAATAAAGAGCAGGTCATCGAAGCACTGCACTGGATCAAGGAAAACAGGATAAAGTACAATATCCGGATCATCAATATTTCCGTGGGCACCACACAAAAAGAATCTCACCAGGATTTGATCCATGCAGTGGAATCCGCCTGGGACGATGGTTTTATTGTTGTGGCAGCAGCAGGCAATATGGGTCCGGGGCAGGGGAGCATCACAGCTCCCGGAAGCAGCCGGAAGGTCATAACCGTAGGTTCTGCGGATATGCTGGTGCGCCATCAGGGCATATCCGGGAGAGGGCCTACCTGTGACTGTATTATCAAGCCGGATATTGTGGCACCGGGCAATGCCATTGTTTCCTGCGCCAACAGAAGCGGCAGTATGCCCTATGCAGTGAAAAGCGGTACCTCCATGTCCACGCCCATGGTGTCAGGAGGGATTGCCCTGCTTCTTGAAAAAGATCCCGCCCTGACAAATCTGCAAGTCAAAAAAAGACTCATGCAGACAGCAAAGGATTTAGGTTATCCCCACAACCTGCAGGGTTGGGGGCTTTTTCAGTTAGAGCATTTTTTATATGACGAAAAGAGTTGA
- a CDS encoding S8 family peptidase, which yields MATIKEMILSEDYADYILPIYPQFLDDYRQYGAQLFNNYYGMIHRLLPSSDIRDYYSNGLFYNTVPNLYSLLDTVNLEVSGITTVQNQPALNLKGRGILIGFIDTGIDYTHPAFRRSDGSSRIYGLWDQTIQSGTPPYEMLYGSGYTNEDLNNALASENPLELVPSQDTIGHGTFLAGTAAGSSIPENDFIGAAPSSMLAVVKLKESKKYLKELFYHTSDNPVYQESDIMMGIRYLLFLSNELQAPLVICIGLGSNQGAHSGQSALAISLTLSANYWGVYSVAAAGNEAGKAHHFFSDAPAPDTSVTVEILVPENTRGFTAELWGAPPEIYSVGFESPLGEVIQRLPTRINYTDTIQFVLEDTEIFIASELIQTVSGDQLIFFRFSNPTPGAWKIKVYSSSNNAGNFHIWLPVSGFMQPDVTFLRPDPNTTITAPSAAQVALTTSTYNGYTNSLFVNSSRGFTRTGIIKPDIAAPGVNVPGPAPGGRFTTMTGSSVAAAITAGACALVIEWGAKRNPPKIFNNAELKALFIRGARRSQVQLYPNREWGYGALDVYRIFSVFTNI from the coding sequence ATGGCCACAATAAAGGAAATGATTTTATCTGAGGACTATGCAGATTATATCCTCCCCATATATCCGCAGTTTCTGGATGATTACCGGCAGTACGGTGCCCAGCTTTTCAATAACTATTATGGGATGATCCATAGGCTTCTTCCCTCCTCAGATATCAGAGACTACTATTCAAACGGGCTTTTTTACAATACAGTCCCGAATCTCTATTCACTTTTGGATACCGTCAATCTGGAGGTCTCAGGGATCACCACGGTTCAGAACCAGCCTGCCCTCAATCTGAAAGGACGGGGAATTCTCATCGGCTTCATTGACACGGGAATTGATTACACCCATCCGGCATTCCGGCGTTCAGACGGAAGCAGCCGTATATACGGACTGTGGGACCAGACCATCCAGAGTGGTACGCCGCCATATGAAATGCTGTATGGAAGCGGGTATACAAATGAAGATCTGAATAACGCGCTGGCTTCGGAAAATCCGCTGGAACTTGTCCCCTCCCAGGATACCATTGGACACGGAACATTTCTGGCCGGCACTGCCGCCGGAAGCAGCATACCCGAAAATGATTTTATCGGAGCGGCCCCGTCCAGTATGCTGGCAGTGGTAAAGCTAAAAGAATCGAAAAAGTATCTGAAAGAACTCTTCTACCACACAAGCGACAACCCTGTTTACCAGGAATCAGACATTATGATGGGAATCCGTTATCTTCTGTTTCTCTCCAATGAACTGCAGGCACCGCTGGTCATCTGCATTGGCCTGGGTTCAAACCAGGGAGCTCATTCAGGACAATCTGCCCTGGCAATATCCCTGACCTTATCCGCCAATTACTGGGGGGTCTACTCTGTTGCAGCCGCAGGGAATGAAGCGGGGAAGGCACATCATTTCTTCTCGGACGCACCTGCACCCGATACCAGCGTGACAGTGGAGATACTGGTTCCAGAAAATACCAGGGGATTCACCGCAGAGTTATGGGGTGCTCCTCCAGAAATCTATTCCGTGGGGTTTGAATCTCCCCTGGGAGAAGTCATCCAAAGGCTGCCTACCAGGATCAATTACACAGATACCATACAGTTTGTATTGGAAGATACAGAGATTTTTATTGCCTCAGAACTGATCCAGACTGTATCCGGGGATCAGCTGATATTTTTCCGGTTCTCAAATCCAACGCCCGGCGCCTGGAAGATCAAGGTTTATTCCAGCAGCAACAATGCGGGGAACTTCCATATCTGGCTTCCGGTCTCTGGTTTTATGCAGCCGGACGTCACATTTTTAAGACCTGATCCCAACACCACCATTACAGCCCCCTCCGCCGCACAGGTTGCCCTCACTACATCTACTTATAATGGATACACTAACAGCCTGTTCGTCAATTCCAGCAGGGGATTCACCCGCACAGGCATCATCAAACCCGATATAGCGGCTCCCGGTGTAAATGTCCCCGGTCCGGCTCCGGGCGGCCGTTTTACCACCATGACAGGCTCCTCCGTGGCGGCGGCGATCACTGCCGGCGCCTGTGCCCTGGTGATCGAATGGGGCGCTAAAAGAAATCCGCCCAAAATTTTTAATAACGCAGAACTTAAAGCCCTTTTCATCCGGGGAGCCAGGAGAAGCCAGGTGCAGCTTTATCCCAACCGGGAATGGGGATATGGCGCTCTGGATGTGTACCGGATCTTTTCGGTCTTCACAAATATTTAA
- the rimO gene encoding 30S ribosomal protein S12 methylthiotransferase RimO — MRKVLFISLGCDKNLADSEEMLGMLVAHGYTIVNDETEADVAVVNTCAFIHDAKEESISNILEMAKYKETGTLKVLLVTGCLAQRYKEEIIGEIPEVDAVLGTTSFDGIIEALDKAFEGEKYLEFKDTSYLPEVETKRMITTGGYYEYLKIAEGCDKHCTYCIIPKLRGRYRSVPMEKLIKQARYLAEQGVKELVIVAQETTIYGCDLYGEKSLHKLLKELCRIPGIAWIRVLYCYPEEIYPDLIRVMKEEPKICHYLDLPIQHCNDRILKRMGRRTTRQELVDMVTVLRKEIPDIVLRTTLITGFPGETQEEHEELMDFIDEMEFDRLGVFTYSPEEDTPAAGMSDQIDEEVKKERQAELMELQQEISLDKGQDKIHSEVQVMIEGRVAEENAYVGRTYGDAPGVDGYIFINTDTELISGDLCTVHITGALEYDLIGELKDEYTE, encoded by the coding sequence ATGAGGAAAGTTTTATTTATATCTCTTGGATGTGACAAAAACCTGGCGGATTCTGAGGAAATGCTGGGTATGCTCGTGGCGCATGGCTATACCATCGTAAATGATGAGACAGAGGCTGATGTGGCCGTTGTCAACACCTGCGCCTTCATCCATGATGCCAAAGAGGAGAGCATTTCCAACATTCTGGAAATGGCAAAGTATAAGGAGACAGGTACACTGAAAGTTCTGCTGGTGACAGGCTGTCTGGCGCAGCGGTACAAGGAGGAGATCATAGGGGAGATTCCAGAGGTGGACGCTGTTCTGGGGACCACAAGCTTTGATGGTATCATCGAAGCGCTGGATAAGGCCTTTGAGGGGGAAAAATATCTGGAATTCAAGGATACCTCCTATCTGCCGGAGGTGGAGACAAAGAGAATGATCACCACAGGAGGATACTATGAATATCTGAAGATCGCAGAGGGATGTGACAAGCACTGTACCTACTGCATTATCCCGAAGCTCAGGGGCAGATACCGCAGTGTACCCATGGAAAAACTTATAAAACAGGCCCGATACCTGGCAGAGCAGGGCGTGAAGGAACTGGTCATAGTGGCCCAGGAGACAACCATATACGGCTGTGACCTGTACGGGGAGAAATCACTGCACAAGCTTTTAAAAGAGCTGTGCCGCATTCCGGGTATTGCCTGGATCCGGGTTCTCTACTGTTATCCGGAAGAGATTTATCCTGACCTGATCCGGGTGATGAAGGAGGAGCCGAAGATCTGCCATTATCTGGATCTGCCCATTCAGCACTGTAATGACAGGATCTTAAAGCGCATGGGAAGGCGTACCACCAGGCAGGAGCTTGTGGATATGGTCACGGTTCTGAGAAAAGAGATTCCCGATATTGTACTGCGCACAACACTGATCACAGGATTTCCGGGTGAGACACAGGAGGAACACGAGGAGCTGATGGACTTTATTGATGAGATGGAGTTTGACAGGCTGGGCGTCTTTACCTATTCCCCGGAGGAGGATACCCCTGCGGCTGGTATGTCCGATCAGATCGACGAGGAAGTGAAAAAGGAACGCCAGGCAGAGCTTATGGAGCTTCAGCAGGAGATTTCCCTGGACAAAGGCCAAGATAAGATCCATTCGGAAGTCCAGGTCATGATCGAAGGCAGGGTGGCAGAGGAAAATGCTTATGTGGGACGCACGTACGGTGACGCACCGGGTGTGGACGGATATATTTTCATCAACACGGATACCGAGCTTATCTCAGGTGACTTGTGCACGGTGCATATAACCGGTGCTCTGGAATATGATTTGATAGGAGAGTTAAAAGATGAATACACCGAATAA
- the rpoZ gene encoding DNA-directed RNA polymerase subunit omega, which yields MIHPSYTELMDAINEEGNIEDEPLVTSRYSVVLATSKRARQLIAGREAMVHSSGKKPLSTAVEEIYQGKVRIMPEEPEEEEGTEEN from the coding sequence ATGATACATCCGTCTTACACAGAATTAATGGACGCAATCAACGAGGAGGGCAATATTGAGGACGAACCTTTAGTGACCAGCCGTTACTCTGTCGTACTGGCTACCAGCAAGAGGGCCAGACAGCTGATCGCGGGCCGCGAGGCTATGGTACACTCTTCAGGTAAGAAGCCTCTTTCCACAGCCGTGGAAGAGATCTATCAGGGCAAGGTGAGGATCATGCCCGAAGAACCTGAGGAAGAAGAAGGGACCGAAGAAAACTAA
- a CDS encoding YicC/YloC family endoribonuclease, giving the protein MIKSMTGFGRAEVIDAEKKVTVEMKSVNHRYLDINMRMPKKLSSFEASIRAVLKEYLQRGKVDLFITYEDYTQSRVSVKYNREIAGQYLEYLQQMSEEFHLENDIRASRLLSCPEVFTMEEQTVDEKELWSSLEEVLREAARQFVDTRVKEGGHLKSDILEKLDGMYSKVEQVEARSPEILREYREKLETKVGELLQDTQIEESRIAAEVILFADKICTDEETVRLKSHISHMKDVLETQDGIGRKLDFLAQEMNREANTILSKANDLETSNLAIDLKTEIEKIREQIQNIE; this is encoded by the coding sequence ATGATAAAGAGCATGACAGGCTTTGGAAGAGCCGAGGTGATTGACGCAGAAAAAAAAGTTACGGTTGAAATGAAATCCGTAAATCACCGTTATCTGGATATCAATATGCGCATGCCCAAAAAGCTGAGTAGTTTTGAGGCTTCCATACGTGCCGTATTGAAAGAATATCTCCAGCGCGGCAAGGTAGACCTCTTCATCACCTATGAGGACTACACCCAGTCCCGTGTTTCCGTAAAGTACAACAGGGAGATCGCAGGACAATATTTAGAATACTTACAACAGATGAGTGAAGAATTTCATCTGGAAAATGACATAAGAGCGTCCAGGCTTCTTAGCTGCCCGGAGGTGTTCACCATGGAAGAGCAGACAGTGGATGAAAAAGAACTGTGGAGTTCCCTGGAGGAAGTGTTAAGGGAAGCTGCCCGGCAGTTTGTGGATACCAGGGTCAAAGAGGGCGGACATTTAAAGAGCGATATTCTCGAGAAGCTTGACGGCATGTACAGCAAAGTAGAGCAGGTGGAGGCACGTTCCCCTGAGATCCTGCGGGAGTACAGGGAAAAGCTGGAGACAAAAGTGGGAGAGCTTCTGCAGGATACCCAGATAGAGGAGAGCCGCATTGCGGCGGAAGTGATCCTTTTCGCGGATAAGATCTGCACGGATGAGGAGACGGTGCGCTTAAAGAGCCATATTTCCCATATGAAGGATGTACTGGAAACCCAGGACGGCATCGGCAGAAAGCTTGACTTCCTTGCCCAGGAGATGAACCGGGAGGCCAACACCATTTTGTCGAAAGCCAATGATCTGGAAACCTCTAATCTTGCCATTGACTTGAAGACAGAGATAGAGAAAATCCGGGAACAGATTCAGAACATTGAATAA
- the pgsA gene encoding CDP-diacylglycerol--glycerol-3-phosphate 3-phosphatidyltransferase — MNTPNKLTIARVVMIPFFVAFLMYDIAGDAGKWIALAIFIIASLTDTLDGYLARRDNLVTNFGKFMDPLADKLLVCSALICFTGLGELPAWITIVIIAREFIISGFRLVAADNGIVIAASYWGKFKTVSQMIMIILMIMDIRNQAFQILIQIFVVIAVALTLISLVDYILKNKSVLSMQD, encoded by the coding sequence ATGAATACACCGAATAAACTGACCATCGCAAGAGTTGTTATGATTCCGTTCTTTGTGGCTTTTTTAATGTATGATATTGCAGGGGATGCCGGGAAATGGATCGCTCTGGCTATCTTTATCATTGCCAGCCTCACGGATACCCTGGACGGATATCTGGCAAGAAGAGATAATCTGGTGACAAACTTCGGCAAGTTTATGGACCCGCTGGCAGACAAGCTTTTGGTCTGCTCCGCTCTGATCTGCTTTACCGGCCTGGGTGAACTGCCGGCCTGGATCACCATCGTTATTATAGCCCGTGAGTTTATCATCAGCGGTTTCCGACTTGTGGCCGCGGACAACGGCATAGTGATCGCTGCCAGCTACTGGGGCAAATTCAAAACCGTATCACAGATGATCATGATCATCCTTATGATCATGGATATAAGGAATCAGGCATTCCAGATCCTGATCCAGATTTTTGTGGTAATCGCAGTTGCGCTCACCCTGATTTCTCTTGTGGATTATATTTTGAAGAATAAAAGTGTTTTAAGCATGCAGGACTAA
- a CDS encoding DUF370 domain-containing protein — translation MSKLINIGFGNVVNTDKVVAVVSPDAAPIKRMVQSAKESGRSIDATQGRKTKAVIITNSDMLILSALQPETIAKRFGTFYENDTKGEQDG, via the coding sequence ATGTCCAAATTGATCAATATCGGTTTTGGTAATGTGGTGAACACAGATAAAGTGGTGGCAGTTGTTAGCCCGGATGCGGCGCCCATTAAGCGGATGGTGCAGTCAGCAAAGGAATCCGGCAGATCCATAGATGCCACACAGGGCCGCAAGACAAAAGCAGTGATCATCACCAACAGTGATATGCTGATCCTATCGGCACTGCAGCCGGAGACCATTGCAAAACGTTTTGGTACGTTTTATGAGAATGATACAAAAGGGGAACAGGATGGATAA
- a CDS encoding chorion class high-cysteine HCB protein 13, protein MSDLAATNCGCGCDDNCGGGCGVSRGFGGDCSCIIWILLLLCCCGNGNSGCGNDCGCGGGFGGDCSCIIIILLLLCGCGGNGFC, encoded by the coding sequence ATGAGTGATTTAGCTGCTACAAACTGTGGTTGCGGATGCGACGATAACTGTGGAGGAGGATGTGGAGTTTCCCGTGGATTCGGCGGCGATTGCAGCTGTATTATCTGGATTCTTCTTCTGCTTTGCTGCTGTGGAAATGGAAACAGCGGCTGTGGAAATGATTGTGGCTGTGGCGGCGGCTTCGGCGGCGACTGCAGTTGTATCATCATCATCCTGCTGCTTCTGTGCGGATGCGGCGGAAATGGATTCTGCTAA
- a CDS encoding competence/damage-inducible protein A, translating to MTAELICVGTELLLGNIVNTNGAYLAKKCAALGLSMYHQSIVGDNDKRLEETIQTAVKRSDVVILCGGLGPTKDDLTKEVAAKVMGKKLAEDKHSRERIQAYMENYVRSHPGTKITENNWKQALLPEGAIAVDNENGTAPGIIMEENKTILILLPGPPNELIPMFEDKIYPYLRKKQPEVIASEMVKVCGIGESQVETDIADLIEKQSNPTIATYAKTGEVHLRVTAKAENDKAARKLIKPVVRELKVRFGANIYTTDEDKSLECAVVDLLRNQDISLTTVESCTGGALSARIVDVPGASDVLKQGFVTYTNRAKRKYVMVKKSTLKEYGAVSEKCAKEMAKGGCFVTGSDAAVSITGFAGPDGGTEQAPVGTVFIGCCLKGKTVVREFHFGGDRSKIREQAATYALILLRECILENFERRNEEKA from the coding sequence ATGACAGCGGAATTAATATGTGTGGGAACAGAATTGCTGCTGGGCAATATCGTGAATACGAATGGGGCCTACCTGGCAAAAAAATGTGCCGCCCTTGGGCTTTCTATGTATCATCAGAGTATTGTGGGTGACAATGACAAACGCCTGGAGGAGACGATCCAGACGGCGGTAAAGCGTTCGGATGTGGTGATCCTCTGCGGCGGCCTCGGGCCAACCAAAGATGACTTGACAAAAGAGGTGGCTGCAAAGGTTATGGGGAAAAAGCTGGCAGAGGATAAACACTCCAGAGAGCGCATTCAGGCCTATATGGAAAACTATGTGAGAAGCCATCCGGGCACCAAGATCACAGAAAACAACTGGAAGCAGGCACTTCTCCCGGAGGGGGCCATTGCAGTGGACAATGAAAACGGAACTGCACCGGGGATCATCATGGAGGAAAACAAAACCATTCTGATCCTGCTTCCCGGCCCGCCAAACGAACTGATCCCCATGTTTGAGGATAAGATCTATCCTTATCTCAGGAAAAAGCAGCCGGAGGTGATCGCTTCCGAGATGGTCAAGGTCTGCGGTATTGGTGAGAGCCAGGTGGAGACAGATATTGCGGATCTGATCGAGAAGCAGTCTAACCCGACGATAGCCACATACGCCAAGACCGGGGAGGTACACCTGCGTGTGACAGCCAAGGCGGAAAATGATAAAGCGGCAAGAAAGCTGATCAAGCCGGTGGTGCGTGAACTGAAGGTGCGCTTTGGCGCCAATATCTACACCACCGACGAGGACAAATCCCTGGAGTGTGCGGTGGTGGACCTGCTCCGAAACCAGGATATTTCCCTGACCACAGTAGAATCCTGCACAGGCGGTGCCCTGTCAGCCAGGATCGTGGATGTACCGGGTGCTTCTGATGTACTGAAACAAGGATTCGTCACATACACCAACCGGGCTAAGAGAAAATACGTCATGGTAAAGAAAAGTACCCTGAAGGAATATGGGGCAGTCAGTGAAAAATGTGCAAAGGAAATGGCAAAAGGCGGATGCTTCGTCACAGGCTCTGATGCCGCAGTCTCCATTACCGGATTTGCCGGGCCGGACGGCGGTACAGAGCAGGCTCCTGTGGGTACGGTATTTATCGGATGCTGTTTAAAAGGAAAGACCGTGGTGCGGGAATTCCACTTTGGCGGAGACCGCAGCAAGATCAGGGAGCAGGCAGCAACGTATGCGCTGATCCTTTTAAGAGAGTGCATATTGGAAAACTTTGAGCGCCGCAATGAAGAGAAAGCGTAA
- a CDS encoding Rqc2 family fibronectin-binding protein codes for MAFDGITIANIVKELNDTIVGGKINKIAQPEADELILTIKNNRTQYRLLISASASLPLIYFTEKNKVSPLTAPNFCMLLRKHVGSGKITAVTQPGLERVIEIKIEHLNELGDLCFKTLVVEIMGKHSNIIFLNEERMILDSIKHVSLNISSVREVLPGRDYFIVQTQDKKNPLTVTEEEFYQTVYRKPSNLTKALYTSLTGLSPVAAEAICARGLVHGSDPADGLGVQEKEQVFRSFTRFMEDVREGHFTPNIVYSPSGEPVEYGAVALTQYTDYTVKTYDSISQVLEQFYAQKNIITRIRQKSADLRKIVQTALDRNWKKFDLQTKQMQDTKKMDKYKVYGELINTYGYNLEEGCKSFKALNYYTNEEITIPLDPTMTPQENAKKYFDRYNKLKRTAQALKEQLEDTESEIRHLESIQAALDIAQQENDLSQIKDELTEYGYIKKHYTGGKKKMQAKSKPLHYISSDGYHMFVGKNNYQNEELTFKSATGNDWWFHAKKMAGSHVIVKSGSEDLPDRTFEEAGRLAGYYSGGRTAPKVEIDYIQKKHVKKPNGSKPGFVVYYTNYSLIIEPDITGITQVDD; via the coding sequence ATGGCATTTGACGGTATTACCATTGCAAATATAGTAAAAGAACTAAATGACACCATTGTAGGGGGTAAAATCAACAAGATTGCCCAGCCTGAGGCGGATGAGCTTATCCTGACTATTAAAAATAACAGGACCCAGTACAGGCTGCTCATATCAGCCAGCGCGTCCCTGCCCCTGATCTATTTTACGGAAAAAAATAAAGTAAGCCCACTCACCGCCCCCAATTTCTGTATGCTGCTGCGCAAGCACGTGGGAAGCGGCAAGATCACGGCTGTGACACAGCCCGGGCTGGAACGTGTCATAGAAATAAAAATAGAACATTTAAATGAACTTGGAGACCTGTGTTTTAAGACCCTGGTGGTGGAGATCATGGGCAAGCACAGCAATATCATTTTCCTCAATGAGGAGCGGATGATCCTGGACAGCATCAAGCATGTATCCCTGAATATAAGCTCTGTCAGGGAAGTCCTTCCGGGAAGGGATTATTTTATTGTGCAGACCCAGGACAAGAAGAACCCTCTTACCGTCACAGAGGAAGAATTTTATCAGACCGTATACCGGAAGCCGTCCAATCTTACAAAAGCCCTCTATACCTCCCTCACAGGACTGAGTCCTGTGGCGGCGGAGGCGATCTGCGCCCGCGGGCTGGTGCACGGAAGTGACCCGGCAGACGGGCTTGGGGTACAGGAAAAGGAACAGGTATTCCGGTCATTCACACGTTTTATGGAGGATGTCCGGGAAGGGCATTTTACACCCAATATCGTATATAGCCCATCCGGAGAGCCTGTGGAATACGGAGCTGTCGCGCTGACCCAGTATACAGATTATACTGTTAAGACGTATGACTCCATCTCCCAGGTTTTGGAGCAGTTTTATGCCCAGAAAAATATCATCACCCGTATCCGCCAAAAATCAGCCGACCTGCGCAAAATCGTGCAGACCGCCCTGGACCGCAACTGGAAAAAATTCGACCTGCAGACAAAGCAGATGCAGGACACCAAAAAAATGGATAAATACAAAGTCTACGGGGAACTGATCAACACTTACGGCTACAACCTGGAGGAGGGCTGCAAATCCTTCAAAGCATTGAACTATTACACCAATGAGGAGATCACCATCCCCCTTGACCCCACCATGACACCCCAGGAGAACGCAAAGAAATACTTTGACAGGTACAACAAGCTGAAACGCACGGCTCAGGCCCTGAAAGAACAGCTTGAAGATACGGAAAGTGAGATTCGCCACCTGGAGTCCATACAGGCTGCCCTTGATATTGCCCAGCAGGAAAATGATCTGTCTCAGATCAAAGATGAACTGACGGAATACGGATATATTAAAAAACACTATACCGGCGGCAAAAAGAAAATGCAGGCAAAATCAAAACCCCTGCATTATATCTCCAGCGACGGCTATCACATGTTTGTGGGAAAAAACAATTACCAGAATGAGGAACTGACCTTCAAATCTGCCACAGGCAATGACTGGTGGTTCCATGCAAAAAAAATGGCCGGTTCCCATGTGATCGTAAAATCAGGCAGTGAAGACCTGCCTGACCGCACCTTCGAGGAGGCGGGCCGTCTGGCAGGGTATTACTCCGGCGGACGCACTGCGCCCAAGGTAGAGATTGACTATATCCAGAAAAAACATGTCAAAAAACCAAACGGCTCCAAACCGGGCTTTGTGGTGTATTACACCAATTATTCCCTGATCATTGAACCCGATATCACCGGGATCACGCAGGTAGACGACTAA
- the gmk gene encoding guanylate kinase — MDNRGILTVVSGFSGAGKGTLMKRLLEKYNNYSLSVSATTRAPRDGEEHGREYFFHTKEEFEELISQDALIEYARYVENYYGTPKAYVEKQLEAGRDVILEIEIQGALKVKEKMPDTLLMFVTPPTAQELKRRLTYRGTETPEVIESRLRRASEEAKGMPCYDYVLINDDLEECVDRLHGIIQSQHNTVKNSGPFIEKITSEVAVFAKGE; from the coding sequence ATGGATAACAGAGGAATCTTAACCGTGGTATCCGGTTTTTCCGGTGCGGGAAAAGGGACGCTCATGAAGCGTCTGCTGGAGAAATATAACAATTATTCCCTTTCTGTTTCCGCGACCACCAGGGCACCGCGGGACGGCGAGGAGCATGGAAGGGAATACTTTTTTCACACAAAAGAGGAGTTCGAGGAGCTGATCTCCCAGGATGCACTGATTGAATATGCCCGGTATGTGGAAAACTATTACGGTACACCAAAGGCATATGTGGAAAAGCAGCTGGAAGCAGGCAGGGATGTGATCCTGGAAATTGAGATCCAGGGCGCACTGAAGGTAAAAGAAAAAATGCCGGATACCCTGCTGATGTTTGTCACGCCCCCCACGGCCCAGGAGCTGAAACGCCGCCTGACATACAGGGGAACAGAGACTCCGGAAGTGATAGAATCCAGGCTTCGCAGAGCATCTGAGGAAGCAAAGGGAATGCCGTGTTATGATTATGTGCTCATCAATGATGATCTGGAAGAATGCGTTGACAGGCTGCACGGTATTATTCAAAGCCAGCACAACACTGTGAAAAACAGTGGACCTTTTATAGAAAAAATAACTAGTGAAGTAGCAGTATTTGCGAAAGGAGAATGA